One window of the Sphaerochaeta associata genome contains the following:
- the dusB gene encoding tRNA dihydrouridine synthase DusB codes for MNEQQLYHPVQIGNVKIAGNLFLAPLAGYTDIPFRSLCIEAGADFTFTEMVSAEGLSREGEKTLELMYRAPNEKQYAIQLFMSNTDSLKQALQQLMPFQPEIIDINCGCPVPKVTKTGAGSAMMKTPSLITDVVRTITDEMDIPVSVKFRTGWDAQSENFLTFAQAALDGGASALTLHARTRSQGYAPFADWTKLASLKQYCIEHDYQVPVFGSGDLFAAEDAKKMIQETGVDGVMFARGAIGNPFIFAQAKALLQGKEMVEITKKMRYEAILRHLDLMIDTFGEKTACTLMRKHTCSYLKGVPNTSPIKQAVVQAVKREHYTQALSPLVDL; via the coding sequence ATGAACGAACAGCAACTGTATCACCCGGTCCAGATAGGAAATGTCAAGATTGCAGGAAATCTCTTTCTTGCACCGCTTGCCGGCTACACGGACATCCCATTCAGATCACTGTGCATCGAAGCAGGGGCCGATTTCACCTTCACGGAGATGGTCAGTGCAGAAGGGCTATCCCGTGAGGGGGAAAAGACCCTGGAATTGATGTATCGCGCCCCAAATGAGAAGCAGTATGCCATCCAGCTTTTTATGAGCAATACCGATTCGCTGAAACAGGCGCTCCAGCAATTGATGCCCTTCCAGCCGGAAATCATCGATATAAACTGCGGCTGTCCGGTTCCCAAGGTCACCAAAACCGGCGCGGGATCGGCAATGATGAAAACACCATCCCTGATCACCGACGTGGTGCGAACCATAACCGATGAGATGGACATCCCGGTTTCAGTCAAGTTCCGTACAGGCTGGGATGCGCAAAGCGAGAACTTCCTCACCTTCGCCCAGGCCGCCCTTGATGGAGGGGCGTCGGCGCTCACCCTGCATGCCCGAACCCGTAGCCAAGGATATGCCCCCTTTGCCGACTGGACCAAGCTCGCTTCCCTTAAACAGTATTGCATCGAGCATGACTACCAGGTCCCGGTTTTTGGTTCAGGAGACCTCTTTGCCGCCGAGGATGCAAAGAAAATGATCCAGGAAACCGGTGTTGATGGTGTCATGTTCGCCCGCGGAGCCATCGGAAACCCCTTCATTTTCGCCCAGGCAAAAGCGCTTCTGCAAGGCAAGGAAATGGTTGAGATCACCAAGAAGATGCGCTATGAGGCAATTCTCAGGCACTTGGATCTGATGATCGATACCTTCGGGGAGAAAACTGCCTGCACCCTGATGCGCAAGCACACCTGTTCCTACCTCAAAGGCGTCCCCAATACTTCTCCCATAAAACAGGCGGTCGTCCAGGCGGTTAAGCGTGAGCACTACACACAGGCTCTCAGCCCACTTGTTGACCTATGA
- the purD gene encoding phosphoribosylamine--glycine ligase, which yields MRVLVLGSGAKDHAIAWWFSQSRLVNGLFVAPGNVGTQSIATNLAIDPSDPKQVYEACTAHGIDFVFVGTETPLFTGVIDYLNERGIDTFGSPSRALKLEGDRNFSRMFTDRHNIPTPTHVLFDDEHKLSEYLKRHEGERFVVKSNAIAPSRVMIDSSDYHSLMEFSKSIMATSPIILEEHLNGLPITVTLFLDNKGYLALPTCSDYMKSEEGGLPTGGMGSICPVPLQEEVSQALVDTIIEPTLFGLKAERMSYKGVLTISVIITKRGPILVDYHVRFNDPAAQAFVPLIKTDIVDILNAMKHDTLSSITLEASTKSTVALVVASEGYPEKPIIGKVLDPMPAALLLNTFEGAPRYYFGGVQEKEGALVTTGGRCVTVVGVGYNIMNANKNAYKGVKHVHFEGAWYRKDIGDRFFEN from the coding sequence ATGAGAGTATTAGTGTTAGGTTCCGGAGCCAAGGACCATGCCATTGCATGGTGGTTCTCCCAAAGCCGTCTGGTCAACGGATTATTCGTTGCTCCGGGTAATGTGGGAACACAGTCCATCGCCACCAATCTTGCCATTGATCCGTCAGACCCCAAGCAGGTCTACGAAGCCTGCACCGCCCATGGAATCGACTTTGTCTTCGTCGGTACCGAGACTCCCTTGTTCACCGGCGTCATCGACTACCTCAACGAAAGGGGCATCGATACGTTCGGCTCACCAAGCAGGGCACTTAAACTTGAAGGGGATAGGAATTTCAGCCGCATGTTCACCGACCGGCATAACATCCCCACCCCAACCCACGTCCTGTTCGACGACGAGCATAAGCTTTCCGAATACCTCAAGCGTCACGAAGGCGAACGTTTTGTCGTGAAGAGCAATGCCATCGCCCCCAGCCGGGTAATGATCGACTCCTCCGATTACCACTCCTTGATGGAGTTCTCGAAAAGCATCATGGCCACCAGCCCGATTATTTTGGAGGAACACCTCAACGGGCTTCCCATCACCGTCACCCTCTTCTTGGACAACAAAGGGTACCTTGCCCTGCCTACCTGCAGCGACTACATGAAATCTGAAGAAGGCGGCCTTCCTACCGGTGGTATGGGTTCCATCTGCCCTGTTCCACTTCAGGAAGAAGTCAGCCAGGCCTTGGTCGATACCATCATAGAGCCCACCCTGTTTGGCTTGAAGGCCGAGCGCATGTCCTACAAGGGAGTCCTGACGATCAGCGTCATCATCACCAAGCGAGGTCCGATTCTTGTCGATTACCACGTTCGCTTCAATGATCCGGCAGCCCAGGCCTTTGTGCCTTTGATCAAGACCGATATCGTCGATATCCTGAATGCAATGAAGCATGACACCCTCTCTTCCATCACCCTTGAAGCGTCCACCAAGTCAACCGTTGCCTTGGTTGTCGCCTCCGAGGGGTATCCTGAGAAGCCTATCATCGGCAAGGTCCTCGACCCCATGCCTGCGGCTTTGTTGCTCAATACCTTCGAGGGAGCCCCCCGCTATTACTTTGGCGGCGTACAAGAGAAGGAAGGTGCGTTGGTGACCACCGGCGGGCGGTGTGTAACCGTCGTCGGTGTCGGGTACAACATCATGAATGCAAACAAGAACGCCTATAAAGGCGTCAAACATGTACATTTTGAGGGTGCGTGGTACCGCAAGGACATCGGAGACAGGTTCTTCGAGAACTGA
- a CDS encoding putative bifunctional diguanylate cyclase/phosphodiesterase, with amino-acid sequence MELIVAEFVSFFIVAGILVEHLRSKKASYHLKKDAITSVALSYVFYLLTSIITHLFIRGYLSLEPWIAQFLTMLHILAIPTYILFWMHAIERRLLPPKPARTLGQVQFIALGLVLLISFSDLALRKLFVFSPIGLIVNGRGVLYILFLCALFIFVQMYVLVLRWRRIPGYVRNLFLFSSFFLLLSLVFFQWFKQPYLLGLSSTFMLLLSYLVWQKRELTLDLLTRIPNYTAYLEHLKHVVRTAQETTILMLDIENFRLINDRYGNAHGDVFLQRFATKLETSIPSGPVFRLFGNRFAIILPHQSHNGIVRIVKNIRSIANEGFLIEEMHISCHVNIAIVESPLKTNTVEEIVESLDYTMAEIKERRRLSVIIFNQKLVPLRQRKLDVLSVLRRAVVQESMVKVLYQPIIATKDNRIIAAEALMRIEDDRLGMISPGEFIPAAEMAGLISPLTEIIIRKVSTFLKNHEQQASHLSHISINISADDLHSAEFARRILDIIEQTKVDAGKLSFEVTESMLLSPSDSVHKNWNAFTERGIHFLLDDFGTGYSNLTTLVSKPFDFVKLDRSLVSNATNNYELLSLITGMLKHLGLSMVAEGVETKEQLEVVMREGIQFVQGYYFSKPVSEEQFLRWLSGSMCIIPKA; translated from the coding sequence ATGGAGTTAATTGTAGCTGAGTTTGTATCCTTTTTCATAGTAGCAGGCATCCTCGTAGAACATCTACGATCAAAGAAGGCTAGCTATCACCTTAAGAAAGACGCCATCACTTCGGTCGCTCTTTCCTACGTCTTCTACCTCCTTACGTCAATCATCACACACCTTTTCATAAGAGGCTACCTCTCACTTGAGCCTTGGATTGCACAGTTCCTCACGATGCTGCATATACTTGCCATTCCCACCTACATCCTGTTCTGGATGCATGCCATCGAACGGCGTCTACTCCCACCAAAACCGGCTCGAACCCTTGGGCAGGTACAATTCATCGCGCTTGGATTGGTGCTGCTGATCTCATTCTCCGACCTTGCCTTGCGCAAGCTCTTCGTCTTCTCCCCTATCGGACTAATCGTCAATGGCCGCGGAGTCTTATACATCCTCTTTCTGTGTGCCTTGTTCATCTTTGTCCAGATGTACGTCCTGGTCTTACGTTGGCGTCGAATCCCCGGTTATGTCCGCAACCTCTTTCTCTTCTCCTCCTTCTTCCTGCTTCTCTCTCTTGTCTTTTTCCAATGGTTCAAGCAGCCCTATTTGTTGGGCCTGAGCAGCACCTTCATGCTGCTGCTCAGCTATCTGGTTTGGCAAAAAAGGGAACTCACTTTGGATTTACTGACAAGGATTCCCAATTACACTGCATACCTGGAGCACCTGAAGCATGTAGTACGTACAGCACAGGAAACAACCATCCTCATGCTCGACATCGAGAACTTCCGCTTGATCAACGATCGGTACGGCAATGCCCATGGGGATGTATTCCTGCAGCGTTTTGCAACTAAACTTGAAACATCCATTCCATCGGGTCCTGTATTCAGACTGTTCGGCAACCGATTTGCCATCATCCTTCCCCACCAAAGCCATAACGGAATCGTCCGTATCGTCAAAAACATCAGATCCATTGCCAACGAGGGTTTCCTCATTGAGGAAATGCACATAAGCTGCCATGTCAACATTGCCATTGTTGAATCACCGCTGAAAACAAACACAGTCGAAGAGATTGTTGAATCCCTCGATTACACGATGGCTGAAATCAAGGAGCGGCGCAGGCTTTCAGTAATCATATTCAACCAAAAACTGGTCCCCCTGCGTCAGAGAAAGCTCGATGTCCTTTCGGTTCTCAGGCGGGCTGTGGTGCAGGAGTCGATGGTCAAGGTTCTTTACCAGCCCATCATAGCAACAAAGGACAACCGCATTATTGCCGCTGAAGCGTTGATGCGAATCGAAGATGATCGGCTTGGGATGATTTCTCCGGGAGAGTTCATCCCTGCCGCCGAGATGGCGGGGCTCATCTCCCCTCTGACAGAAATCATTATACGCAAGGTCTCCACGTTTTTGAAAAACCATGAGCAACAGGCCTCTCATCTCTCTCATATCTCGATCAACATCTCTGCTGACGATTTGCATTCGGCTGAATTCGCCAGACGAATTTTGGATATCATTGAGCAGACCAAGGTGGATGCTGGAAAATTGAGTTTTGAGGTGACTGAATCCATGTTGCTCAGCCCTTCAGACTCGGTGCATAAGAACTGGAATGCATTCACTGAGCGGGGTATTCATTTCCTGCTCGACGATTTCGGTACCGGATACTCCAATCTAACGACATTGGTCAGCAAACCATTCGACTTCGTCAAGCTCGACCGTAGCCTGGTTTCAAATGCTACCAACAATTATGAACTACTGTCCCTAATCACAGGCATGCTCAAACACCTTGGCTTGAGCATGGTTGCAGAGGGTGTGGAGACTAAGGAACAACTAGAAGTCGTAATGCGGGAAGGAATTCAGTTTGTGCAGGGCTACTACTTCTCCAAGCCGGTTTCTGAAGAACAATTCTTGAGGTGGTTGTCGGGGAGCATGTGCATCATCCCTAAAGCGTAA